A genomic window from Dechloromonas sp. A34 includes:
- a CDS encoding formate/nitrite transporter family protein, with amino-acid sequence MLKKIDGGRFTAEHDNLLKIAAYNETPASVSLDPLLPDAVAQAAEDIGVKKAKLGPGALFGLAVLGGAFVALGGLFATVTISGASGHLPYGVMRLLMGGAFSLGLMLVVIAGAQLFTSDALMVMAWASGRLKTGRMLRVWTIVWLGNFVGALGVAALAFLSGQYSFGHGEVGSAALYLATAKSTLAPDKAFFLGILCNVLVCLAAWVAMAARSITDKILAMFFPIAAFVAAGFEHCVANMYFIPYGLFIKWWAPASFWADLASHGGTPPEIPLEQFAVNLAAVTLGNWVGGALLVGAVYWLIFRSGIALEGRRRGN; translated from the coding sequence ATGCTCAAGAAAATAGACGGCGGCCGTTTCACGGCCGAACACGACAACCTGCTGAAAATTGCCGCTTATAACGAGACGCCCGCCAGTGTCTCGCTCGACCCCCTTTTGCCCGATGCCGTAGCGCAGGCGGCGGAGGATATCGGGGTCAAGAAAGCCAAGCTCGGTCCCGGGGCGCTCTTCGGGCTGGCCGTGCTCGGCGGCGCCTTCGTCGCCCTCGGCGGGCTGTTTGCCACGGTAACCATTTCCGGGGCCAGCGGGCACCTGCCCTACGGGGTGATGCGCCTGCTCATGGGCGGCGCTTTTTCGCTCGGCCTGATGCTGGTCGTCATCGCCGGCGCCCAGCTCTTTACCAGCGATGCCCTGATGGTCATGGCCTGGGCCAGCGGCCGCCTCAAGACCGGGCGCATGCTGCGGGTGTGGACGATTGTCTGGCTCGGCAATTTCGTCGGCGCCCTGGGGGTTGCCGCCCTGGCCTTTCTCTCCGGCCAGTACAGTTTCGGCCATGGCGAGGTGGGGTCCGCCGCGCTTTATCTCGCCACCGCAAAAAGCACGCTGGCGCCGGACAAGGCCTTCTTTCTCGGCATCCTGTGCAATGTGCTGGTCTGTCTGGCCGCCTGGGTGGCGATGGCGGCGCGCAGCATCACCGACAAGATTCTGGCTATGTTCTTTCCGATTGCGGCGTTTGTCGCGGCCGGTTTCGAGCACTGCGTGGCCAACATGTATTTCATTCCCTACGGCCTGTTCATCAAGTGGTGGGCGCCGGCCTCGTTCTGGGCCGATCTCGCCAGCCACGGGGGAACGCCGCCGGAGATTCCGCTCGAACAGTTCGCGGTCAATCTGGCGGCCGTGACGCTCGGCAACTGGGTGGGCGGCGCCCTGCTGGTCGGGGCGGTCTATTGGTTGATTTTCCGCAGCGGCATCGCCCTCGAGGGTCGGCGCAGGGGCAACTGA
- a CDS encoding acetate/propionate family kinase, which translates to MTSKQPAYLVLNAGSSSLKFSAFRPRPSDGDLETLLSGQISGIGSIARFEAKAADRRPLGEHTWDDKDSACRDTLLQYVLNWINTTLVDDDIVAVGHRVVHGGLSLGQPMRVSPDLLDELDSLVPLAPLHQPHNVAPMRILARNFPDLAQVACFDTAFHSSQPPVARNYGLPQALTDAGVCSYGFHGLSYEYVTSHLLASRPDLAEGRVVICHLGNGSSLCAVKGGRSMDTSMGFSVLNGVPMGTRSGSIDPGVILYLMREKQMGLEELEDLLYRQSGLLGVSGISNDMKVLQESADPAAQKAVELFCFRVAKEVAAMAASMGGLDALVFTAGIGENSPEIRALIAERLDWLGVGVAPDANARKAYDISAADARVPVFVVPTNEEMMIARHTIQVLGHKPGHA; encoded by the coding sequence ATGACGTCCAAACAACCGGCTTACCTGGTCCTCAATGCCGGGTCGTCGAGCCTGAAATTCTCGGCCTTCCGCCCACGCCCGTCGGATGGCGATCTGGAGACCCTGCTCTCGGGGCAGATTTCCGGCATCGGCAGCATCGCCCGCTTCGAGGCCAAGGCGGCCGACCGCCGCCCCCTGGGCGAACACACCTGGGACGACAAGGATTCCGCCTGCCGCGACACGCTGCTCCAGTACGTCCTGAACTGGATCAATACGACGCTGGTCGATGACGACATCGTCGCCGTCGGCCATCGCGTCGTGCATGGCGGGCTCAGCCTCGGCCAGCCGATGCGCGTCAGCCCCGATCTGCTCGACGAACTCGACAGCCTGGTGCCGCTGGCGCCGTTGCATCAGCCGCACAATGTCGCACCGATGCGCATCCTCGCCAGGAATTTCCCGGACCTGGCGCAGGTCGCCTGTTTCGATACCGCCTTCCACAGCAGCCAGCCCCCGGTCGCCCGCAACTACGGCCTGCCGCAGGCGCTGACCGACGCGGGTGTTTGCAGCTACGGCTTCCATGGCCTGTCCTATGAGTACGTCACCAGCCATCTGCTGGCCAGTCGGCCCGATCTGGCCGAGGGGCGCGTCGTCATCTGCCACCTCGGCAACGGCTCCAGCCTGTGCGCGGTCAAGGGCGGGCGGAGCATGGATACCTCGATGGGCTTCTCGGTGCTCAATGGCGTGCCGATGGGCACCCGCAGCGGCAGCATCGATCCGGGCGTCATCCTCTACCTGATGCGCGAGAAGCAGATGGGGCTGGAGGAACTGGAAGACCTGCTCTACCGGCAATCCGGGCTGCTGGGCGTCTCCGGCATCTCGAACGACATGAAGGTCCTGCAGGAATCCGCAGATCCGGCAGCTCAGAAGGCGGTGGAACTGTTCTGCTTCCGCGTCGCCAAGGAAGTGGCGGCGATGGCGGCCTCGATGGGCGGCTTGGATGCCCTGGTATTCACCGCCGGCATCGGCGAAAACTCGCCGGAAATCCGCGCCCTGATCGCCGAGCGGCTCGACTGGCTGGGTGTTGGGGTGGCCCCGGATGCCAATGCCCGCAAGGCCTACGACATCTCGGCGGCCGACGCCAGGGTGCCGGTCTTCGTCGTGCCGACCAACGAAGAGATGATGATCGCCCGGCACACGATCCAGGTACTTGGACATAAGCCGGGCCATGCCTGA
- a CDS encoding bifunctional enoyl-CoA hydratase/phosphate acetyltransferase, with the protein MVGALVSGVLGSKLPGSGTVYLGQDLVFQHTVGLGDIVTATVTVVEKRPESHVVILDCLCVNQHGEVIVTGTAEVVAPTQRVHRDSLELPEVQLIHHEQHDALLHKCDDLAPVPTAVVYPCNESSLRGAVEAAEAGLIDPVLVGPGALIREIAMTFNLDIGRYRLIDIELAPDAAQAAATMARDGEVEALMKGSLHTDELMGAVVRKENCLRTPSRISHVFLMNVPTYPRPLLITDAAINIAPTLEDKVHIVQNAINLARVLGVAKPNVAILSAVENINLKIPSTLEAAVLCKMADRGQITGGVLDGPLAFDNAISAEAARTKGISSPVAGVADILLVPDLESGNMLAKQLSFLANADAAGIVLGAKVPIILTSRADNLRSRLASCAVAALLAAANRDARQARAAC; encoded by the coding sequence GTGGTCGGGGCGCTGGTCTCCGGTGTCCTCGGCTCCAAGCTGCCGGGTTCGGGGACCGTCTATCTCGGCCAGGACCTGGTTTTCCAGCACACCGTCGGTCTCGGCGATATCGTCACCGCCACCGTCACGGTCGTCGAGAAGCGCCCTGAAAGCCATGTCGTGATCCTCGACTGCCTCTGCGTTAACCAGCACGGCGAGGTCATCGTCACCGGCACCGCCGAGGTAGTGGCGCCGACCCAGCGCGTGCATCGCGATTCGCTCGAACTGCCCGAAGTGCAACTGATCCATCACGAACAGCACGATGCCTTGCTGCACAAGTGCGACGATCTGGCGCCGGTGCCGACGGCGGTGGTTTATCCCTGCAACGAGAGTTCGCTGCGCGGCGCCGTCGAAGCCGCCGAAGCCGGCTTGATCGACCCCGTGCTGGTCGGCCCGGGCGCGCTGATCAGGGAGATTGCGATGACTTTCAATCTCGACATCGGCCGCTACCGCCTGATCGATATCGAACTCGCCCCCGATGCGGCGCAAGCCGCCGCCACGATGGCCAGAGATGGTGAAGTCGAAGCGCTGATGAAAGGTTCGCTGCATACCGACGAACTGATGGGCGCCGTCGTCCGCAAGGAAAACTGCCTGCGCACCCCGTCGCGGATCAGCCATGTCTTCCTGATGAACGTGCCGACCTATCCGCGTCCGCTGCTGATCACCGATGCCGCCATCAACATCGCACCGACCCTGGAAGACAAGGTCCATATCGTCCAGAACGCCATCAACCTGGCCCGGGTGCTGGGCGTGGCGAAGCCGAACGTGGCGATTCTCTCGGCCGTCGAGAACATCAACCTGAAGATTCCATCGACGCTCGAAGCGGCCGTGCTCTGCAAGATGGCCGATCGCGGCCAGATCACCGGCGGCGTGCTCGACGGCCCGCTCGCCTTCGACAACGCGATCTCGGCCGAAGCCGCCCGCACCAAGGGCATAAGCTCGCCGGTCGCCGGCGTCGCCGACATCCTGCTGGTGCCCGATCTCGAGTCCGGCAACATGCTGGCCAAGCAGCTTTCCTTCCTCGCCAATGCCGATGCAGCGGGGATCGTGCTCGGCGCCAAGGTGCCGATCATCCTCACCAGCCGCGCCGACAACCTGCGCTCCCGCCTGGCCTCCTGCGCCGTCGCCGCCCTGCTCGCCGCCGCCAACCGTGACGCGCGCCAAGCACGCGCCGCTTGCTGA
- the pflA gene encoding pyruvate formate-lyase-activating protein, giving the protein MPATNLISARPAVTASAVSAGQAGLEGWVHSTETFGTADGPGIRYVLFMSGCPLRCQYCHNPDTWHRQDGTLTTVEEVLADIASYRGFIRANGGVTLSGGEPLVQPAFCKAVLHGCKALGLHTALDTSGYLGHLADDALLADVDLVLLDIKAATGRRFRSLTGVELKPTIRFAEDLAAINKPVWLRYVLVPGLTDKRDEIESLATFAAGLGNVERVDVLPFHKLGEHKWRDRGLDYRLERVQPPSEESLEQARATFRAAGLLVH; this is encoded by the coding sequence ATGCCAGCCACTAACCTGATTTCGGCTCGCCCGGCAGTCACCGCTTCCGCGGTGTCGGCCGGCCAGGCCGGACTGGAGGGCTGGGTGCATTCCACCGAGACCTTCGGTACGGCCGACGGCCCGGGCATCCGCTACGTCCTGTTCATGTCCGGCTGTCCGCTGCGTTGCCAATACTGTCACAACCCCGATACCTGGCATCGCCAGGATGGAACGCTCACCACGGTGGAAGAAGTCCTGGCCGACATCGCCAGCTACCGCGGTTTCATTCGGGCCAATGGCGGGGTAACGCTGAGCGGTGGCGAACCGCTGGTGCAGCCCGCCTTCTGCAAGGCCGTCCTGCATGGCTGCAAGGCACTGGGCCTGCACACGGCGCTCGATACTTCCGGGTATCTGGGCCACCTGGCGGACGACGCCTTGCTCGCCGACGTCGATCTCGTGCTGCTCGACATCAAGGCCGCTACCGGGCGCCGCTTCCGCTCCCTGACCGGCGTCGAACTGAAGCCGACCATCCGCTTCGCGGAAGATCTGGCGGCGATCAACAAGCCGGTGTGGCTGCGCTACGTGCTGGTGCCGGGGCTGACCGACAAGCGCGATGAGATCGAGTCCCTGGCAACCTTCGCCGCCGGACTGGGCAATGTCGAGCGCGTCGATGTCCTGCCCTTCCACAAGCTGGGCGAACACAAGTGGCGGGATCGCGGCCTGGATTACCGGCTGGAGCGCGTCCAGCCGCCGTCGGAAGAATCGCTTGAACAGGCACGCGCGACATTTCGCGCAGCCGGCCTTCTGGTGCACTGA
- a CDS encoding carbon starvation protein A has product MDQAIYFVIATVCVLALAYRIYGIFFVSKVLAADDSEVTPSHQFQDGKNYVPTKKWVNAGQHFAAIAAAGPLVGPVLAAQFGYLPGFIWLLVGAVIGGAVHDTVVLFASMKHQGKSLSEVAKAELGPVAGWSTGLAMLFIITITMAGLSIVVVHALERNAWGTFAVFMTVPIAIALGLYERYFGTSKWGTYVGVAAVMASVAVGPHLQGTMLGDWLTLHKTTVSWLLPVYAFFATALPVWMLLTPRGYLSSFMKIGVFAALVVGVVFINPTIQFPALTEFIHGGGPILKGAVWPFISITIACGAISGFHAFIGSGTTPKLVDKWSDIRPVAFGGMLAECLVAVMALIAATSLHPADYFAINSTPEVFKTLGMTVVDLPELSEKMGIDLYGRTGGAVTLAVGMTYIFTKLSWFSDLAAYFFQFVIMFEAVFILTAVDSGTRVSRYLIQDLLGDFFPAMKRLDSMPAAIIASIIACVLWGYLLLSGDISSVWALFGVSNQLMASVGLMIGATIIMRISKKRIYALTCLIPLAYLFVTVNYAGYWMIANVYLAAGTKGYNLFNAVIASSMMVLGMVIMFASVKRWAVLWKARGESSSIPPTLLPSAA; this is encoded by the coding sequence ATGGACCAAGCGATCTATTTTGTTATCGCAACAGTCTGTGTCCTTGCCCTCGCATATCGCATCTACGGGATATTCTTTGTTAGCAAGGTCTTGGCTGCCGACGACAGTGAAGTAACGCCATCGCATCAATTTCAGGATGGCAAGAATTACGTGCCCACGAAGAAGTGGGTCAATGCCGGGCAACACTTTGCGGCGATCGCCGCGGCCGGCCCCCTGGTCGGTCCGGTGCTGGCGGCGCAGTTCGGCTACCTGCCGGGCTTCATCTGGTTGCTGGTCGGTGCTGTGATCGGCGGCGCGGTGCACGACACCGTCGTCCTCTTCGCCTCCATGAAGCATCAGGGCAAATCGCTGTCGGAAGTCGCCAAGGCCGAACTCGGGCCGGTCGCCGGCTGGAGTACCGGTCTTGCGATGCTGTTCATCATCACCATCACCATGGCCGGTCTGTCGATCGTCGTGGTCCATGCGCTGGAACGCAACGCCTGGGGCACCTTCGCCGTCTTCATGACGGTGCCGATCGCCATCGCGCTGGGTCTTTATGAGCGTTATTTCGGTACCTCGAAGTGGGGTACCTACGTCGGCGTCGCCGCCGTCATGGCTTCGGTTGCCGTCGGCCCGCACCTGCAGGGCACGATGCTCGGTGACTGGCTGACGCTGCACAAGACCACGGTGAGCTGGCTGCTGCCGGTCTACGCCTTCTTCGCCACCGCCCTGCCGGTCTGGATGTTGCTGACGCCGCGCGGTTACCTCTCCAGTTTCATGAAGATCGGTGTCTTCGCCGCCCTGGTCGTCGGTGTCGTCTTCATCAACCCGACCATCCAGTTCCCGGCGCTGACCGAGTTCATCCATGGCGGCGGCCCGATCCTCAAGGGTGCGGTCTGGCCGTTCATCTCGATCACCATCGCCTGCGGTGCCATCTCCGGTTTCCACGCCTTCATCGGTTCTGGGACCACGCCCAAGCTGGTCGACAAGTGGAGCGACATTCGTCCGGTGGCCTTCGGTGGCATGCTCGCCGAGTGCCTGGTTGCCGTCATGGCCCTGATCGCCGCTACCTCGCTGCATCCGGCTGACTACTTCGCCATCAACTCGACGCCGGAAGTCTTCAAGACCCTGGGCATGACCGTGGTCGATCTGCCGGAACTCAGCGAAAAGATGGGCATCGACCTCTACGGTCGTACCGGTGGTGCCGTGACGCTTGCCGTCGGCATGACCTACATCTTCACCAAGCTCTCGTGGTTCTCCGATCTGGCCGCCTACTTCTTCCAGTTCGTGATCATGTTCGAAGCCGTGTTCATCCTGACGGCCGTCGATTCCGGCACCCGGGTCTCGCGTTACCTGATCCAGGACCTGCTCGGAGACTTCTTCCCGGCCATGAAGCGCCTTGATTCGATGCCGGCCGCGATTATCGCCAGCATCATTGCCTGCGTGCTCTGGGGTTACCTGCTGCTCTCCGGCGACATCAGTTCGGTCTGGGCGCTGTTCGGTGTTTCCAACCAGTTGATGGCTTCGGTTGGCCTGATGATCGGCGCCACCATCATCATGCGCATCTCGAAGAAGCGGATCTATGCGCTGACCTGCCTGATCCCGCTTGCCTACCTCTTCGTCACGGTGAATTACGCCGGTTACTGGATGATCGCCAACGTCTATCTCGCTGCCGGCACCAAGGGCTACAACCTGTTCAACGCGGTGATCGCCTCGTCGATGATGGTTCTTGGCATGGTCATCATGTTCGCCTCGGTGAAGCGCTGGGCCGTGTTGTGGAAAGCCCGCGGTGAATCCTCGAGCATCCCGCCGACCCTGCTGCCATCCGCCGCCTGA
- a CDS encoding potassium transporter Kup: MQQPQDNKRLATLTLAALGIVYGDIGTSPLYAIKEVFGGAHHPVPITPENVLGILSLFFWSLIIVVTLKYVSFIMRANNKGEGGIIALMTLALHNGKAGTWQQKLLITLGLFGAALFYGDGVITPAISVLSAVEGLEIITPAFKPFILPITLAILIGLFAFQRRGTASVGALFGPVMVLWFAVLAALGAAAIIEHPAVLMAIDPRHAVAFLLGNSVLGFFALGAVVLCITGAEALYADMGHFGARPIQYAWLGYVLPALLINYFGQGALLLSDPSAVENPFYLLAPEWGRYPLVILATVATIIASQAVISGAFSITQQAMQLGYTPRLAIQHTSDREMGQIYLPAINWLLLVSIILLVVEFGSSSKLAAAYGIAVTGTMLITNILAIAVATRLWGWSPLRAVLGALPFIVIDLGFFLANSVKIPDGGWFPLVFGLLIFILLTTWKRGRELLSQRLAADAMQLRPFIASIAEGGVGRVPGTAVFMAQDPESVPHALLHSLKHYKALHEQVIILCVKVFDVPYVPAVDRVEVHRLADNFAQVVVQYGFKDEPDIPAALALCAEAGLDLEMMDTSFFLGRETVIPKLGSSMAYWRALIFVAMFRNAGSATAFFRIPSNRVVELGSQVVL, translated from the coding sequence ATGCAGCAACCACAAGACAACAAGCGTCTGGCGACGCTGACCCTGGCCGCCCTCGGCATCGTTTATGGCGACATCGGCACCAGCCCGCTCTACGCGATCAAGGAGGTATTCGGCGGCGCCCACCATCCGGTACCGATTACCCCAGAGAATGTGCTGGGCATCCTGTCGCTGTTCTTCTGGTCGCTGATCATCGTCGTCACGCTGAAGTACGTCTCCTTCATCATGCGCGCCAACAACAAGGGCGAAGGCGGCATCATCGCCCTGATGACCCTGGCGCTGCATAACGGCAAAGCGGGTACCTGGCAGCAGAAACTGCTGATCACCCTCGGCCTGTTCGGCGCCGCCCTGTTCTACGGCGACGGCGTGATCACCCCGGCGATCTCGGTGCTCTCGGCCGTCGAGGGCCTGGAAATCATTACCCCGGCCTTCAAACCCTTCATCCTGCCGATTACCCTGGCCATCCTAATCGGCCTGTTCGCCTTTCAACGGCGGGGCACGGCCAGTGTCGGTGCCTTGTTCGGGCCGGTCATGGTTCTTTGGTTTGCCGTGCTCGCGGCCTTGGGCGCTGCGGCCATCATCGAGCATCCGGCGGTCCTGATGGCGATCGATCCACGCCATGCTGTCGCCTTTCTGCTGGGCAATTCCGTTCTCGGCTTCTTCGCCCTGGGCGCCGTCGTCCTCTGCATCACCGGCGCCGAGGCCTTGTATGCCGACATGGGGCACTTCGGGGCCCGCCCCATTCAGTACGCCTGGCTCGGCTATGTCCTGCCCGCCCTGCTCATCAACTACTTCGGCCAGGGCGCCCTGCTGCTCTCCGACCCGAGCGCCGTGGAAAACCCCTTCTACCTGCTGGCGCCGGAATGGGGACGCTACCCGCTGGTCATCCTGGCCACTGTAGCCACCATCATCGCCTCGCAGGCGGTCATCTCCGGCGCCTTCTCGATCACCCAGCAGGCGATGCAGCTCGGCTACACGCCGCGCCTGGCGATCCAGCACACCTCGGACCGTGAAATGGGACAGATCTACCTGCCCGCCATCAACTGGTTGCTGCTCGTTTCTATCATCCTCCTGGTCGTCGAATTCGGCTCCTCCTCAAAACTCGCCGCGGCCTACGGCATCGCGGTCACCGGCACCATGCTGATCACCAACATCCTGGCTATCGCGGTCGCGACTCGCTTGTGGGGCTGGAGCCCCCTGCGCGCCGTACTCGGCGCCTTGCCCTTCATCGTCATCGACCTCGGCTTCTTCCTCGCCAACTCGGTGAAGATTCCGGATGGCGGCTGGTTCCCGCTGGTTTTCGGCTTGCTCATCTTCATTCTGCTGACCACCTGGAAACGCGGTCGCGAACTGTTGAGCCAGCGCCTGGCAGCCGATGCGATGCAGTTGCGGCCATTCATCGCCAGCATCGCCGAGGGCGGCGTTGGCCGCGTGCCGGGCACGGCGGTGTTCATGGCACAGGATCCGGAATCGGTGCCGCATGCCCTGCTGCACAGCCTCAAGCACTACAAGGCGCTGCACGAGCAGGTCATCATCCTCTGCGTCAAGGTCTTCGATGTGCCCTACGTGCCCGCCGTCGACCGCGTCGAGGTCCATCGTTTGGCCGACAATTTCGCGCAGGTTGTCGTGCAGTACGGCTTCAAGGATGAACCGGACATCCCGGCCGCCCTCGCCCTGTGCGCGGAGGCCGGGCTCGACCTGGAGATGATGGACACCTCGTTCTTCCTCGGCCGCGAAACAGTGATTCCGAAGCTGGGTTCGAGCATGGCCTACTGGCGCGCCCTGATTTTCGTCGCGATGTTCCGCAACGCCGGCAGCGCCACGGCGTTCTTCCGGATTCCCTCCAACCGGGTAGTCGAACTGGGTTCGCAGGTCGTGCTGTAA
- the kdpE gene encoding two-component system response regulator KdpE, with product MNAPAAKVLVIEDEKQIRRFVRLAVEEEGCQVAEAETMAQGLIEAGSRKPDLLILDLGLPDGNGIDLIRDLRGWSDVPVLILSARTQENDKIDALDAGADDYLTKPFSVGELRARVRALLRRRSRSGEAASPLVEFGNVSVDLSRRLVSRAGEPVHLTPIEYRLLAALLGQPGKVLTQRNLLREIWGPSYIESSHYLRVYVGHLRQKLENNPTQPEYFLTETGVGYRFQP from the coding sequence ATGAATGCGCCGGCCGCCAAGGTACTGGTGATCGAGGACGAGAAGCAGATTCGCCGCTTCGTGCGCCTGGCCGTCGAGGAAGAAGGCTGCCAGGTCGCCGAGGCGGAAACCATGGCCCAGGGCCTGATCGAGGCCGGCTCGCGGAAACCCGACCTGCTGATTCTCGACCTCGGTCTGCCCGACGGCAACGGCATCGACCTGATCCGCGACCTGCGCGGCTGGTCCGATGTGCCGGTGCTGATTCTCTCGGCCCGCACGCAGGAGAACGACAAGATCGACGCCCTCGATGCCGGCGCCGACGACTACCTGACCAAGCCTTTCAGCGTCGGCGAACTCCGCGCCCGGGTCCGGGCGCTGCTGCGCCGGCGCAGCCGGAGCGGCGAAGCGGCCTCGCCGCTGGTTGAATTCGGGAACGTCAGCGTCGATCTGTCGCGCCGGCTGGTCAGCCGCGCCGGCGAACCGGTTCATCTGACGCCGATCGAGTATCGGCTGCTGGCAGCGCTGCTCGGCCAGCCCGGCAAGGTGCTGACCCAGCGCAACCTGCTGCGCGAAATCTGGGGGCCGTCCTATATCGAGAGCAGCCACTACCTGCGCGTATACGTCGGGCACCTGCGCCAGAAACTCGAGAACAACCCGACGCAACCAGAATATTTTTTGACGGAAACCGGCGTCGGTTACCGCTTTCAGCCCTGA
- a CDS encoding DUF4118 domain-containing protein, producing MEDKASLLTGSPAQLTPTRRSLLAILACVGTTIVATPLLGYLDLANIVMLFLLTVLLVAVKLGRNAAILASILSVLLFDIFFVPPRFSLAVSNIQYLVTFAVMLMTALITAHLAAGLRQRAEESQRREQRTQALYQLARQLAGTLTIGQVAEIAQGFIRTQLAAQSAILLPDEEGQGLAAVSRDESPLIEPHLALVALEGGQLVRSDEISGLGYAPLYLPLRASMRIRGVLAIRFAESSPEPSADTLSLLETVASLIAVAVERLHYVEVAQASEVRMLTERLRSSILSALSHDLRTPLTAMVGLADSLFLVKPTLPPTALETAQALHEQAARLAGLVGNLLDMARLNAGEVTLRRQWQPLEEVVGTSLKLLGSALAGHQVKVDLPAELPLLNFDAVLIERVLCNLLENAAKYSPPGGAIELRASQMADTVEVTVSDQGAGFPAQCGDDLFKMFVRGAGTSGLPGSGLGLAICKAIVEAHGGAISADNTPQGGGCVRFALPKGTAPLVEAEPQ from the coding sequence ATGGAAGACAAGGCCTCATTGCTGACGGGCAGCCCGGCCCAACTGACGCCAACCCGGCGTTCGTTGCTGGCCATTCTTGCCTGTGTCGGCACGACCATCGTTGCCACACCACTGCTCGGCTACCTCGACCTCGCCAACATCGTCATGCTGTTCCTGCTCACCGTCCTGCTGGTGGCGGTGAAACTCGGGCGCAATGCAGCGATCCTGGCTTCGATCCTCAGCGTTCTGCTGTTCGACATCTTTTTCGTTCCTCCGCGCTTTTCATTGGCGGTCAGCAACATCCAGTATCTGGTGACTTTTGCGGTCATGCTGATGACCGCGCTGATCACCGCCCATCTCGCGGCCGGACTGCGGCAACGGGCAGAGGAATCGCAACGCCGCGAGCAACGGACCCAGGCCCTGTATCAGCTGGCCCGCCAACTGGCCGGAACGCTGACCATCGGGCAGGTCGCCGAGATCGCCCAGGGCTTCATCAGGACGCAACTGGCGGCGCAATCCGCCATCCTCCTGCCCGATGAAGAGGGACAAGGCCTGGCCGCCGTCAGCCGCGACGAATCGCCGCTCATCGAGCCCCACCTGGCCCTGGTCGCACTGGAAGGCGGGCAGCTGGTGCGTAGCGACGAGATCAGCGGCCTGGGTTATGCGCCGCTCTACCTGCCGCTACGGGCTTCGATGCGGATTCGCGGCGTACTGGCCATCCGCTTTGCCGAGAGTTCGCCCGAGCCCTCCGCCGACACGCTGTCGCTGCTCGAAACCGTGGCCTCGCTGATCGCTGTCGCCGTCGAACGCCTGCATTACGTCGAGGTGGCGCAAGCCAGCGAAGTCAGGATGCTGACCGAGCGCCTGCGCAGTTCCATCCTCTCGGCGCTGTCGCACGACCTGCGCACCCCGCTGACGGCAATGGTCGGCCTGGCCGATTCCCTGTTCCTGGTCAAGCCGACGCTGCCGCCGACCGCCCTCGAAACCGCCCAGGCCCTGCACGAGCAGGCGGCCCGCCTGGCGGGCCTGGTCGGCAATCTGCTCGACATGGCGCGCCTGAATGCGGGTGAGGTGACCCTGCGCCGCCAATGGCAGCCGCTGGAGGAAGTGGTCGGCACCAGCCTCAAGCTGCTGGGCAGCGCGCTGGCCGGCCATCAGGTCAAGGTCGACCTGCCGGCGGAGCTGCCGCTGCTGAACTTCGATGCCGTCCTCATCGAGCGCGTCCTGTGCAATCTGCTGGAAAATGCCGCCAAATACTCGCCCCCGGGCGGAGCCATCGAACTGCGCGCCAGCCAAATGGCCGACACGGTCGAGGTCACGGTTTCCGACCAGGGCGCCGGTTTCCCCGCCCAGTGCGGCGACGACCTGTTCAAGATGTTCGTCCGCGGAGCCGGCACCTCGGGCCTGCCGGGGAGCGGGCTCGGGCTGGCCATCTGCAAGGCCATCGTCGAAGCCCATGGCGGAGCAATCAGCGCCGATAACACACCGCAAGGCGGCGGCTGCGTCCGCTTCGCGCTGCCCAAGGGCACGGCGCCGCTGGTCGAGGCAGAGCCCCAATGA
- a CDS encoding HU family DNA-binding protein, with amino-acid sequence MNKSELIDAIAAEAEISKADAAKTLDAFVNTITNAVASGDSVALIGFGSFKASARAARTGKNPKTGEPLEIAATTVPKFTPGATFKAAVAK; translated from the coding sequence ATGAACAAATCGGAACTAATTGATGCCATCGCTGCGGAAGCTGAAATCAGCAAGGCTGATGCCGCCAAGACGCTGGACGCATTCGTCAACACCATTACCAACGCCGTTGCCAGCGGCGACTCTGTTGCGCTGATCGGTTTCGGTAGCTTCAAGGCATCGGCCCGCGCCGCACGCACCGGCAAGAACCCGAAGACCGGCGAGCCCCTGGAAATCGCGGCGACGACGGTTCCCAAATTTACCCCGGGCGCCACCTTCAAGGCAGCTGTCGCCAAGTAA